One genomic segment of Syngnathus acus chromosome 1, fSynAcu1.2, whole genome shotgun sequence includes these proteins:
- the LOC119122915 gene encoding caspase-6-like isoform X4 encodes MQRRKRTTVAMDHTTVTDSKNLCVQNLTETDAFRSESLLDPAEEYKMEYRRRGQALIFNQERFFWRLGMNDRHGTNADCYKLEIRLKELNFEVKVYENYKNEEVLEIIHKAGEDNHSDADCFVLVFLSHGEDEHVYTYDGKISIQHITSLFKGDQCPSLVGKPKIFVWQACRGDKHDEPVMPCDAVDSKSKTSEVVVDASAVHTLPAGADFIMCYSVAEGYYSHRDTVNGSWYIQDLCELLRKYGDSLEFTELLTLVNRMVSARSVWGSKDRDSIGKKQVPCFASMLTKKLYFRPKK; translated from the exons ATGCAGAGAAGGAAACGCA CGACTGTTGCCATGGACCATACGACCGTCACAGACAGCAAGA atCTATGCGTCCAGAATCTTACGGAGACGGATGCTTTCAGAAG CGAATCGCTTTTGGACCCCGCCGAAGAATACAAGATGGAATACAGACGACGAGGCCAGGCGCTCATTTTTAATCAGGAACGCTTCTTCTGGCGCCTCGGCATGAACGACCGGCACGGGACCAACGCTGACTGCTACAAGCTGGAGATCAG GCTGAAGGAACTCAACTTTGAGGTGAAAGTTTACGAAAACTACAAAAACGAGGAAGTCCTGGAGATAATCCATAAAG CCGGCGAGGATAACCACTCGGATGCCGATTGCTTCGTGCTCGTTTTTCTGAGCCACGGCGAGGACGAGCACGTGTACACCTACGACGGCAAGATCAGCATCCAGCACATCACGTCGCTCTTCAAAGGAGACCAGTGCCCAAGCCTGGTCGGGAAGCCCAAAATCTTCGTTTGGCAG GCGTGTCGCGGGGACAAACACGATGAGCCCGTGATGCCTTGTGACGCCGTGGACAGCAAGTCGAAGACCAGCGAGGTGGTTGTCGACGCCAGCGCTGTTCACACGCTGCCGGCAGGAGCCGATTTCATCATGTGCTACTCGGTGGCGGAAG GTTACTACTCGCATCGCGATACGGTGAATGGCTCGTGGTACATTCAGGACCTGTGCGAGCTGTTGAGGAAGTACGGCGACTCTCTGGAATTCACCGAACTCCTGACGCTTGTCAACCGCATGGTATCGGCCAGGAGCGTTTGGGGTAGCAAGGACAGGGATTCCATCGGCAAAAAGCAGGTGCCCTGCTTCGCCTCCATGCTCACCAAAAAGCTCTACTTCCGCCCCAAGAAGTAA
- the LOC119122915 gene encoding caspase-6-like isoform X2, producing the protein MSRIGERCCPATVAMDHTTVTDSKNLCVQNLTETDAFRSESLLDPAEEYKMEYRRRGQALIFNQERFFWRLGMNDRHGTNADCYKLEIRLKELNFEVKVYENYKNEEVLEIIHKAGEDNHSDADCFVLVFLSHGEDEHVYTYDGKISIQHITSLFKGDQCPSLVGKPKIFVWQACRGDKHDEPVMPCDAVDSKSKTSEVVVDASAVHTLPAGADFIMCYSVAEGYYSHRDTVNGSWYIQDLCELLRKYGDSLEFTELLTLVNRMVSARSVWGSKDRDSIGKKQVPCFASMLTKKLYFRPKK; encoded by the exons ATGTCCCGAATTGGAGAACGCTGCTGTCCAG CGACTGTTGCCATGGACCATACGACCGTCACAGACAGCAAGA atCTATGCGTCCAGAATCTTACGGAGACGGATGCTTTCAGAAG CGAATCGCTTTTGGACCCCGCCGAAGAATACAAGATGGAATACAGACGACGAGGCCAGGCGCTCATTTTTAATCAGGAACGCTTCTTCTGGCGCCTCGGCATGAACGACCGGCACGGGACCAACGCTGACTGCTACAAGCTGGAGATCAG GCTGAAGGAACTCAACTTTGAGGTGAAAGTTTACGAAAACTACAAAAACGAGGAAGTCCTGGAGATAATCCATAAAG CCGGCGAGGATAACCACTCGGATGCCGATTGCTTCGTGCTCGTTTTTCTGAGCCACGGCGAGGACGAGCACGTGTACACCTACGACGGCAAGATCAGCATCCAGCACATCACGTCGCTCTTCAAAGGAGACCAGTGCCCAAGCCTGGTCGGGAAGCCCAAAATCTTCGTTTGGCAG GCGTGTCGCGGGGACAAACACGATGAGCCCGTGATGCCTTGTGACGCCGTGGACAGCAAGTCGAAGACCAGCGAGGTGGTTGTCGACGCCAGCGCTGTTCACACGCTGCCGGCAGGAGCCGATTTCATCATGTGCTACTCGGTGGCGGAAG GTTACTACTCGCATCGCGATACGGTGAATGGCTCGTGGTACATTCAGGACCTGTGCGAGCTGTTGAGGAAGTACGGCGACTCTCTGGAATTCACCGAACTCCTGACGCTTGTCAACCGCATGGTATCGGCCAGGAGCGTTTGGGGTAGCAAGGACAGGGATTCCATCGGCAAAAAGCAGGTGCCCTGCTTCGCCTCCATGCTCACCAAAAAGCTCTACTTCCGCCCCAAGAAGTAA
- the pla2g12a gene encoding group XIIA secretory phospholipase A2: MLTTSHVVFVLVIYVASVSCCEQKAETPDWRMTLKTIRNGIHKIDTYLNAALDLFGGDDGMCRYKCSDGYKPGPRPGYKPPPPNGCGTPLFGIQFDVGIPSMTKCCNQHDRCYDTCGREKHDCDEQFQDCLETICRNVQRTLGLAHSVQACESTVTLLFDAVMHLGCKPYLDSQRESCVCQYEVKKEL; this comes from the exons ATGCTAACGACAAGCCATGTTGTTTTCGTCCTGGTCATTTACGTGGCTTCTGTTTCTTGCTGTGAGCAGAAAGCGGAGACTCCTGACTGGCGAATGACTCTGAAAACGATACGCAATGGCATCCATAAAATCGACACGTATCTCAACGCGGCTCTCGACTTGTTCGGCGGCGACGACGGCATGTGTCGTTACAAATGTAGTGACG GTTACAAGCCGGGGCCTCGTCCCGGGTacaagccgccgccgcccaaCGGATGTGGAACGCCACTGTTTGGAATCCAg TTCGACGTTGGCATCCCATCCATGACCAAATGCTGCAACCAGCACGACCGCTGCTACGACACATGCGGCCGCGAGAAGCATGACTGCGACGAGCAGTTCCAGGACTGTCTGGAGACCATCTGCAGGAACGTGCAACGTACTCTGGGATTGGCCCACAGTGTTCAAG CGTGCGAGTCAACCGTGACGTTGCTATTCGACGCCGTGATGCACTTGGGGTGCAAACCGTACTTGGACAGCCAGCGAGAGTCGTGCGTGTGTCAGTACGAGGTGAAGAAGGAGCTGTGA
- the LOC119122915 gene encoding caspase-6-like isoform X1 yields the protein MSRIGERCCPAATVAMDHTTVTDSKNLCVQNLTETDAFRSESLLDPAEEYKMEYRRRGQALIFNQERFFWRLGMNDRHGTNADCYKLEIRLKELNFEVKVYENYKNEEVLEIIHKAGEDNHSDADCFVLVFLSHGEDEHVYTYDGKISIQHITSLFKGDQCPSLVGKPKIFVWQACRGDKHDEPVMPCDAVDSKSKTSEVVVDASAVHTLPAGADFIMCYSVAEGYYSHRDTVNGSWYIQDLCELLRKYGDSLEFTELLTLVNRMVSARSVWGSKDRDSIGKKQVPCFASMLTKKLYFRPKK from the exons ATGTCCCGAATTGGAGAACGCTGCTGTCCAG CAGCGACTGTTGCCATGGACCATACGACCGTCACAGACAGCAAGA atCTATGCGTCCAGAATCTTACGGAGACGGATGCTTTCAGAAG CGAATCGCTTTTGGACCCCGCCGAAGAATACAAGATGGAATACAGACGACGAGGCCAGGCGCTCATTTTTAATCAGGAACGCTTCTTCTGGCGCCTCGGCATGAACGACCGGCACGGGACCAACGCTGACTGCTACAAGCTGGAGATCAG GCTGAAGGAACTCAACTTTGAGGTGAAAGTTTACGAAAACTACAAAAACGAGGAAGTCCTGGAGATAATCCATAAAG CCGGCGAGGATAACCACTCGGATGCCGATTGCTTCGTGCTCGTTTTTCTGAGCCACGGCGAGGACGAGCACGTGTACACCTACGACGGCAAGATCAGCATCCAGCACATCACGTCGCTCTTCAAAGGAGACCAGTGCCCAAGCCTGGTCGGGAAGCCCAAAATCTTCGTTTGGCAG GCGTGTCGCGGGGACAAACACGATGAGCCCGTGATGCCTTGTGACGCCGTGGACAGCAAGTCGAAGACCAGCGAGGTGGTTGTCGACGCCAGCGCTGTTCACACGCTGCCGGCAGGAGCCGATTTCATCATGTGCTACTCGGTGGCGGAAG GTTACTACTCGCATCGCGATACGGTGAATGGCTCGTGGTACATTCAGGACCTGTGCGAGCTGTTGAGGAAGTACGGCGACTCTCTGGAATTCACCGAACTCCTGACGCTTGTCAACCGCATGGTATCGGCCAGGAGCGTTTGGGGTAGCAAGGACAGGGATTCCATCGGCAAAAAGCAGGTGCCCTGCTTCGCCTCCATGCTCACCAAAAAGCTCTACTTCCGCCCCAAGAAGTAA
- the LOC119122915 gene encoding caspase-6-like isoform X3, translating into MQRRKRTATVAMDHTTVTDSKNLCVQNLTETDAFRSESLLDPAEEYKMEYRRRGQALIFNQERFFWRLGMNDRHGTNADCYKLEIRLKELNFEVKVYENYKNEEVLEIIHKAGEDNHSDADCFVLVFLSHGEDEHVYTYDGKISIQHITSLFKGDQCPSLVGKPKIFVWQACRGDKHDEPVMPCDAVDSKSKTSEVVVDASAVHTLPAGADFIMCYSVAEGYYSHRDTVNGSWYIQDLCELLRKYGDSLEFTELLTLVNRMVSARSVWGSKDRDSIGKKQVPCFASMLTKKLYFRPKK; encoded by the exons ATGCAGAGAAGGAAACGCA CAGCGACTGTTGCCATGGACCATACGACCGTCACAGACAGCAAGA atCTATGCGTCCAGAATCTTACGGAGACGGATGCTTTCAGAAG CGAATCGCTTTTGGACCCCGCCGAAGAATACAAGATGGAATACAGACGACGAGGCCAGGCGCTCATTTTTAATCAGGAACGCTTCTTCTGGCGCCTCGGCATGAACGACCGGCACGGGACCAACGCTGACTGCTACAAGCTGGAGATCAG GCTGAAGGAACTCAACTTTGAGGTGAAAGTTTACGAAAACTACAAAAACGAGGAAGTCCTGGAGATAATCCATAAAG CCGGCGAGGATAACCACTCGGATGCCGATTGCTTCGTGCTCGTTTTTCTGAGCCACGGCGAGGACGAGCACGTGTACACCTACGACGGCAAGATCAGCATCCAGCACATCACGTCGCTCTTCAAAGGAGACCAGTGCCCAAGCCTGGTCGGGAAGCCCAAAATCTTCGTTTGGCAG GCGTGTCGCGGGGACAAACACGATGAGCCCGTGATGCCTTGTGACGCCGTGGACAGCAAGTCGAAGACCAGCGAGGTGGTTGTCGACGCCAGCGCTGTTCACACGCTGCCGGCAGGAGCCGATTTCATCATGTGCTACTCGGTGGCGGAAG GTTACTACTCGCATCGCGATACGGTGAATGGCTCGTGGTACATTCAGGACCTGTGCGAGCTGTTGAGGAAGTACGGCGACTCTCTGGAATTCACCGAACTCCTGACGCTTGTCAACCGCATGGTATCGGCCAGGAGCGTTTGGGGTAGCAAGGACAGGGATTCCATCGGCAAAAAGCAGGTGCCCTGCTTCGCCTCCATGCTCACCAAAAAGCTCTACTTCCGCCCCAAGAAGTAA
- the LOC119122902 gene encoding calcium uniporter protein, mitochondrial-like isoform X1, translating to MASIVGKVAGRLWGLRLGARRPALKAHRPVICLHKVPLLGACQAVFCSTRPPPTEALLMYKHGRLALEVPLTCRSETCLFFLQPMLMTVGNLIGELQREDPGATATVLSKAGERVAYNTLIEALLIDKHFKLVINNTVYNVHAPEKVCKSSEHALQLDDMKHVVHLLHTALNLPEHQLLQERQLLERLDSLKQELSPLEKMKAQLSQTAELQTSRAVWTGLALLSVQGGALAWLTWWVYSWDVMEPVTYFVTSATSMGAFAYYVLTKEDYVYPGAKDRQFLQYFYKGASKKKFNVEKYNELKDELAQVEDDLKRLRNPTQLQLPIEQIQSKP from the exons ATGGCTTCGATAGTCGGCAAAGTTGCTGGGAGACTTTGGGGTTTACGTCTCGGTGCTCGTCGCCCCGCGTTGAAAGCTCACCGTCCGGTGATATGTCTTCACAAG GTGCCTCTGCTTGGAGCTTGTCAGGCTGTGTTCTGCAGCACACGCCCGCCCCCTACAG AAGCCTTGCTCATGTACAAGCACGGGCGCTTGGCTTTGGAGGTGCCGCTGACGTGCAGGAGCGAGACGTGCCTTTTCTTTCTGCAGCCCATGCTCATGACGGTGGGCAACCTGATCGGCGAGCTGCAAAGAGAAGACCCCGGCGCCACAGCCACCGTGCTTTCCAAAG CTGGTGAACGTGTAGCCTACAACACGCTGATAGAAGCCCTCCTGATAGACAAGCACTTCAAACTGGTCATCAACAACACGGTTTACAATGTCCACGCACCTGAGAAAG TGTGCAAGTCCAGCGAGCACGCCCTGCAGCTGGACGACATGAAGCACGTGGTGCATCTTCTGCACACGGCTCTAAACCTGCCAGAGCATCAACTGCTTCAAGAGCGCCAACTGCTGGAGAGACTGGACAGCCTCAAACAGGAGTTGTCCCCTCTGGAGAAG ATGAAAGCGCAGCTGTCTCAAACGGCCGAGTTGCAAACATCCAGGGCGGTTTGGACGGGCTTGGCGCTTTTGTCCGTGCAGGGCGGCGCTCTGGCCTGGCTCACATGGTGGGTGTACTCATGGGACGTCATGGAGCCCGTCACCTATTTTGTGACGTCCGCCACTAGCATGGGGGCTTTCGCCTACTATGTCCTCACAAAGGAG gATTATGTCTACCCTGGTGCTAAAGATAGACAGTTCCTGCAATACTTCTACAAGGGAGCTAGCAAGAAGAAGTTCAATGTGGAAAAGTACAATGAACTTAAAGATGAGCTGGCTCAG GTGGAGGATGACCTGAAACGCCTGCGTAATCCGACACAGCTTCAACTCCCCATCGAGCAGATCCAGTCCAAGCCATGA
- the LOC119122902 gene encoding calcium uniporter protein, mitochondrial-like isoform X2, whose protein sequence is MASIVGKVAGRLWGLRLGARRPALKAHRPVICLHKVPLLGACQAVFCSTRPPPTALLMYKHGRLALEVPLTCRSETCLFFLQPMLMTVGNLIGELQREDPGATATVLSKAGERVAYNTLIEALLIDKHFKLVINNTVYNVHAPEKVCKSSEHALQLDDMKHVVHLLHTALNLPEHQLLQERQLLERLDSLKQELSPLEKMKAQLSQTAELQTSRAVWTGLALLSVQGGALAWLTWWVYSWDVMEPVTYFVTSATSMGAFAYYVLTKEDYVYPGAKDRQFLQYFYKGASKKKFNVEKYNELKDELAQVEDDLKRLRNPTQLQLPIEQIQSKP, encoded by the exons ATGGCTTCGATAGTCGGCAAAGTTGCTGGGAGACTTTGGGGTTTACGTCTCGGTGCTCGTCGCCCCGCGTTGAAAGCTCACCGTCCGGTGATATGTCTTCACAAG GTGCCTCTGCTTGGAGCTTGTCAGGCTGTGTTCTGCAGCACACGCCCGCCCCCTACAG CCTTGCTCATGTACAAGCACGGGCGCTTGGCTTTGGAGGTGCCGCTGACGTGCAGGAGCGAGACGTGCCTTTTCTTTCTGCAGCCCATGCTCATGACGGTGGGCAACCTGATCGGCGAGCTGCAAAGAGAAGACCCCGGCGCCACAGCCACCGTGCTTTCCAAAG CTGGTGAACGTGTAGCCTACAACACGCTGATAGAAGCCCTCCTGATAGACAAGCACTTCAAACTGGTCATCAACAACACGGTTTACAATGTCCACGCACCTGAGAAAG TGTGCAAGTCCAGCGAGCACGCCCTGCAGCTGGACGACATGAAGCACGTGGTGCATCTTCTGCACACGGCTCTAAACCTGCCAGAGCATCAACTGCTTCAAGAGCGCCAACTGCTGGAGAGACTGGACAGCCTCAAACAGGAGTTGTCCCCTCTGGAGAAG ATGAAAGCGCAGCTGTCTCAAACGGCCGAGTTGCAAACATCCAGGGCGGTTTGGACGGGCTTGGCGCTTTTGTCCGTGCAGGGCGGCGCTCTGGCCTGGCTCACATGGTGGGTGTACTCATGGGACGTCATGGAGCCCGTCACCTATTTTGTGACGTCCGCCACTAGCATGGGGGCTTTCGCCTACTATGTCCTCACAAAGGAG gATTATGTCTACCCTGGTGCTAAAGATAGACAGTTCCTGCAATACTTCTACAAGGGAGCTAGCAAGAAGAAGTTCAATGTGGAAAAGTACAATGAACTTAAAGATGAGCTGGCTCAG GTGGAGGATGACCTGAAACGCCTGCGTAATCCGACACAGCTTCAACTCCCCATCGAGCAGATCCAGTCCAAGCCATGA